In the genome of Epinephelus moara isolate mb chromosome 14, YSFRI_EMoa_1.0, whole genome shotgun sequence, the window ACCTGTGTATCCTGATATGAGTCTGCAGAGTGCTTTTGGCTGTAAAACACTTTccacaaatctcacaagtgaaAGGCTTCTCACCTGTAAGGATATTATGAATGTCATTAAGTGCTTTTACACATGTACATATAGGTATCAGTTACACAGTAGTTTTAACAGCTTGTCTGACTTTACCTGTATGAGTTCTTAAGTGCTTTTTCAGCTGAGCCGTGTCCATAAATTTGTGATGGCACTGAGCACATTCTGGTAATGATTTCCCTTACATGAAACAGAATAAAGAATACATTATTGAACCTTTAAAGTGACTGTGTTTCAGTTAACCTGGTGCTAATGAAGTGAAGTGATTCTCACCTGTATGAACTCTGTAATGGCTTTTAAGTTGCCTCTTCTGAGTGAAGGTCTTTCCACATTTATCACAGCTGAAGGATTTGGCTTCTGCAGGTAAAGAGAATAGTTTAATAGTAGAGCAGCAGAGAACGGGATGATAAATAATGCACAGTACAGCGAATAAAGAACCAACATGATAAACTTCATCAGCTCCTACCTTCATGGAGGTTCATGTGCTCTTGTAAGGAGTGTTTGGTGGACAGCGCTTTGGAGCAGATGGTACAAACAAACGGCTTTTCTCCAGTGTGCATCCGTTGGTGAACCAGCAGAGTGTGCTTCTGGGTAAAAGCCTTTCCACAAACCAGGCACCTAAAAGGCTTCTCTCCTGATGAAACACATGATGAAATACAGTGAGGTCTACTGGTGAATATACAGGTAGTAACTGTGGTGTGGCATAACCTGCAGAATAACAACACTGAGGTTCAGTTGATCAGTGGAGAGACAGTCCTATGAgaaactatgacattttaacaaaaacatttttgactgacttttttttaaaatgaaatttcGACATACTTtaatatgatatttttatgactATTTCCTGAACATTATATGAAATTTGTTGAGACTTTAacatactatgacaattttttaggaattttttcgacatacgacgctttgacttttttgactattgatattttttatgacttttgcgacatactatactgacaatttatgacttttttcgacacactttactttgatgtttttcatgacttttttttcgacatattttactgtgatgtttttatgaccATTCCCTGAACATTATGAAATTTGTTGACTTTtccaacatactatactatcatgtcttttatgacttttttcgacgtactatactattgttttttatgactttaataacaaactatactatgatgtttttcggatttttttccccccgacatactatactatgaaagtttttgactttttttgacatgatgttattatgactttttatgccatactataatattttttaagacttttttcaacatactatatttgtcataactttttttgacatactatactttgacaatttatgacttttttcgacacacTTTATTAGgatgtttttatgatttttttcagaatACTAAACTATGTTTTTTATGactttcgacatactatactaagatgtttttcatgactCCTTTTCAAcacactatattaaaaagtttgacttttctcgacgtactatactatgacgtttttatgactttaataaactatactatgatgtttttatggctttttttggacatactatactgttaGAGCCATTATTGGGTTATGTTCATGTGCATACATGTATATGAAGAGATGTGTTCATTTGTAGTTACCTTTATTGCACTGAATCTGAGAGCTGCTACCTCATATTCGTTGTACTCCTACAATGACAAtagattctgattctgatgtgcACAGTAGGTGGTATGTGGTAAATGTATAAGTACAGGAGGAAGTATCACTTCAGCAGGTGTTGCTTTCCGTTGAAGCACGCAGTTTTTTGACCCTCAGGTGTAGCATGGCTGACAATGGagcctttgtttgttttgcatgcAAATTATTAATAGTATAAGTGCACGTAGATCAATGGACGCTTGTTGTGATGGACCAGaggatgtgtaaataaacacacTTGAGTATCGCTGCACGGATGCTTGTGAGTCTGAATTAATCTACAAGCTGCACAAAGGAGACGCATCAAATAGTCAAGTGCCAGTATAGCAGCTCCTCAGTGGCTGgtaggttttttgttttgtaaagtcAAGTCACTACAAatacaatgatgtttttttattactttttccGACATATTTCGTTACGATGTTTGACTTTTTACCAACATGCTACAGTGTTTTTTGCCatcttaatgattttttttttttttttacatactatactattattttttaaaatcaaattttgacataatatactatgattttttatgaaattaatTGATGTACCACTTTTGACATACtacatttactttttgttttgcagaaatatttaacATTCTCTACTGTTACTTCTAATGACAACCTACTctccaatgttttcacaatatattttgacatactttactatggtTTTTGTATAATTTCCTACACTCACTATTTGGCATAAAAAATAAGAGaacagtatgttatttaaaaggtcataaaaaaaagattagatTACCTGTGTGAGTCCTCTGGTGAATCTTTAAAAAGAGGTGGTTTTTGAACTCTTTGCCACAGTCTTCACATCGAGCTTCAGTGTTGGGGTATTTCCTTTTCCTGCCTCTCTTCCCAGTCTCTTTGCTTCCTGCTGTGTCGCTGCCCACCTTGTAGCTCTTGTATTTCACTGGTGGCCTGATTTTGCGTTTGCTCTGCCGGCTCTGGTGGGCACCTGGGTTATAATCTGCATCGTCTTTAGGTTGTGACTCAGCTACTACATCATCACAGTCTATATGTTCAGCCTGGCCCTCCTCTGACCCCTCACACTGTGTGCTTCTCCCCTCCAGCTCTGTAACAACAGGCACATTTTTCTTTGGTCGTCCTCTTTTGCGTTTTGACAGATCTGCCACCTCGACAATGTCTCCCTTTAACTTCTCACCTCTAACCGCTGCAGCAGAGTGTGTAAGTTCAGTGAGCACCTTGACAAGGTCGTTGACCTCCATAAGACAAGCCGTGGCCAGGAGCTGCTCTGTAGCaccctcctccacacacacctggGCGCTGTAGATGAAGTCCAGCACTGCTGCAAACATCTTAGCTGCCATTCCATCCAGCTGGTAGGTCGACTGACTGATATGATCTTCTGCTGTAAACATGAGGGAGAAGTACTCGCTGCTTGCTGCCAGCAGGGCTTTGTGTGCCTTGAAGTGCACGTCTTCCACAACCAGAGTGATGTCGCACAGCAGGTCCCTCTTCCTAAGCTTGTCGAATTTGCTCAGGatgctctgtttgtgtgtatctgagTGAAGGGCCATGAGTGATGAAGGGCTGGCATTGGCTGCCTGAGACATTTTCACCTCAAAACAGTCACTGTTGTTCCTGTAATGCAAAGCAACTGTCCGTTAAAACAGGGTTAGAGTGCATAAGACTGAAATACAATACATTATTTTTAGAAATGCATGCGCACATGTGCTTTAAGCACAATGCAACATACAGGTGTGgacatgtgcacatacacaaacacacacagacctcatagttcaataacaatcattgttagttgttttctttttttgtctctgttcttATTGTGGTCTTCCTTTTGACTTAGTCTTTGTCTGTATCATACTGtgtattagggctgcaactaaaattattttcattgtcgactaatctgtcgattatttctttgaatagtcgactaatcattttatcgaaaaatgtgttaaaatgttgaaaaatgacgGTCTGTTTCTCCCagaccccaaaattatgtcatctaatgtcttgtttcgtactcacgccaaagggttttagttcactgtcatgggagagtgtgtaaagctgccaatatctcaacgtaagaagctgcaataagagtattttggggtacttttataatACTTTTCAgcaaaaaatgactcaaaccaattagtggactactaaaatagtcaccgattatttcaATAGTCGCTTAgtcattgattagtcgactaattgttgcagccctactgtgtatgttgtgttgttttattgtattaaaTTACTCCATACTCAGTGATCTTACATTTAATGTTTTAGCTCTAAAAGTCTAACCAGGGACAGGGGTTGCAAATTAGCAATGGCTACAAACCTGTATGCACTACATCTACTAATTATTTCATACCTTGCTGTAAGACAAATAAAATTGCTAATTTAATATATTAGAATAGATCTAGGGGAATGAATTATTGTACAGCTTTATAGTGATGATTGACTATTGTAAATTTATGGAGAAGgggttgaaataaataaatttgtacTTCCTCCCGCTCCCACTCCTTTTTGGACTTGTAAATCAAATCATTAtatgttgttttcagttttcatgctTCCTCAattaccgtttttttttttatgtctgtctaCCAATGTAtgataattttgtttatttgctacttacatgtttaaaaataaactgctactactgttactactactgttttgtattttacatatgaAGCATTGTCTTATGCATTTGTTCTtgtcaaataaacaagtaaacaaaataacttGACTCCACAAATGTGCATTTTAACGTACATATTTAACTTTGCAcatctttattttaaatgacattgcACTGATAAAATAGCAAACCTAAAGCAAATCGTGTTTTAGGGCTGAAACTCATGACTATTGCTGTGGTAACAGTTGTAATTTACGTCAATCCTTCCTAACAATTTTCCAAAAGGAATGCACATAATAAAGAATAACCAACAAGGCATTAAACTGataagtaaattaaattaatgaacaaacaaaaggaCATTTACAAAGTCAATACAAAACATGAATCACCAATAATTCTGATAATTAtcattttcagtcatttatatataaaacaatCTGCTTGTCTTCTGTATAATTGTAAAGTGAGTATATTTGGGTTTTAAACTGTTggatgaaaataaaagaaattacAAACTGGAtgggctttttttctgtttatagacttatcaattaattgattaacaaaacaatgagctgattgATACTGAAAATATTGTCTATGAATGTCAGTCAAAAATACCCTCTATTAGCCAAAATTAGTGCCTTTAAATCCTCATCTGATcagtccaaaactcaaattAAAAATTTAAGTTACAAAGGGAATCCTGAAATTTTAAAAGGCTGGAAaccgtgtgtttgtttgtttgttttactcacATTACATCTACAATTGTCCAAACTGTCGATGGCTAATCGATAAAGCTTGCAGCAGTACAAATGTTTAATTTGCAGGACTGCATCGTCCAAAactcagtgtttggttttctcCAACTGTTTCCGTGCTGTGTACGACACTGACTCAAAGTTTACCTGCTGATGTTTGGTCCCAAAACTACACACAAACCCTGCAGAGATGTGAACCAACATTTTGCAGGTTAGCAAACAAGCTAACTAACATCGCCTCAAACAATGCACGCGCTGCTAGCCACAAGCAGGCTAAAGCTAACACAAACAGCGGAGCACGCGCTACAAATAACGCGTTAAACCGACTACACTTCggtaaatgtttgtgtttgtaacaGGACCCAAACAGCTTTAACGCTCAAACCGCGGTGTAATTCAAAGTTGTGAGCTTTTAGGACCTTACCTTCTGCTGCCGTTGGACGGAGAGCGTGAGTGTGATTGACTTATCGCGAGAGGTGAGGCTCTGACGAGACTTTCCTCGCAGACTTGATCTATACATTCTGTGGCTCTGAGAACGGGCTGCGTACCGTCACCttttataaatcaaattaaGTGTACGGCAGTTAAGCGATCTGGGTTTTTTCGATGTTCGTTTAAAACATTAGCAAACAGCTGATTAGAAGAATCTATCAGCGTAAATGGGCCATGTTTATACAGAGGATTCTGAATAATTTAAATCGTTGTCATTGCGGTGAAGAATTTCTGCAGGACCTGCACGTCCTTTAAGCACAGAGGAGGTAAACAGTCTGTGCAGATCGTGGGAACAGGTCGGTCAACAATGTTTTACACTGACTGTATTTTTCTGTAGCATAGGACACTTTTGTCAGCCACAATGTCCCTAAAAACCGTGTTTAAAATAAGATTATATAATGTGCAAGTTCCCTATTGATAAGATGATATAAAACTGTatgttattttatacagtctatgatccaGAGTAGCAGGTGCAAAGAAAGTGGAAGAAGTGCACTTATAATGGGAATGCAAATCCAAAATATATCCATTACATGCAATGCCATTACACCAAAATTAATTAGTGTCTGCACTTCCAAATTATTTGTACTTTGTAtgagtttttctatttttttatgcACCTTTTAAAATGGAGCAAAGATGCAGCTTTTCACCTCACTTAAGTTATTCAACAGTTGGAGTTATTTtaattctaataataataataattatgataatactaatagataataataataataataataattattattattattataatttaacCCATATGACATACACCCCGCTATTCTATTTGTGGGTTATGTAAGGGTTAATGCCCgacgaggtgtccattatcaggaattaatggacgACGGTGCTTCAGCGAagtccattaattcctgataatggacacctcgaaGGGCATTAACCCgcttataccatggtcactcaccaaagaaatgaatattaaatcaattatttatgatttaatgtgttttacagttaaaatcatGAGTTTTTCACTCTGATCAGTGAAGGGAAGCGAGATGATGGCTAAACGTTACGTGATATTATTCAGaagatgattatttcagaaagcCAGTGCTCTTCTTACCGCTTGTGTGTTAAAGACTCTGGTGGTCAGAGgatgatgtgcaaaaaaaaaaacaccttgagaTATTACTTTCATGATTCATTTGCGTTCATTTATAGGCCCaagaaaatttgtttcaaataatcAACATCCAAATAGTAGGCTAGTCAAAATCATAAGCAATTTTATATGTAAATCATATAAATACATTAACAAATTAACGATTGATtcctatttaaaataaaatgctacATTACCATTAATAGTGAGATTTGAAAGTGATATGGGTATGTCCATCATAGTGGCATTTGAAGGACGGAGATTGACAGATTGAGCACTGCTTGTTGGGACATTTGGAGACGACAAGATGTTGCTCCAGTCTCGTCTCTCCTGCGCTGACGGAGCCCAATAAACCTACAGGCTGCTCTCACACCGATGTCCGGTCTTGATCTGATGAGTTTCCAGGCCGGCGTCAGAGAGCCGAcctatggcaagccgttttaacatttaatcgctaggctggatattcattactgatatctgcaacataattctgcctagtcaaaactcttattcaagatatctgtaattagattttgactagtcaaaactctaattacagatatctgtaattcagttgtgactagtaagattcaaactactcttgccattcatgtgtattgggtttgtcattatagatatctccaGTGTAGTTGCGGATATCCGCAACTGAATTGTAGATACctgtaattccagtttgagatatctacaTGGTCCTTTCTAGATATCTTGAATTAAGTTTCAGAAAGTCAGAATGACGTTGTAAatatcttgaacttgaattatAGTCAAAATGACATTGTAGATATCCGCAACTATGGAGATAGGctatctataatgacaaaccccatacacgTCAATGGCAAAggtagtttgaatcttactagtcaaaactgaattacagatatctgtaattagagttttgactagtcaaaatctaattatcttgaataagagttttgactaggcagaattatgttgcagatatcagtaatgaatatcccgtctagcgattaaatgttaaaacggcttgccatagaCCCGCGACTCCTTGTGCcgtttctcccttttcttttcattctctaacctctcttcttctgcatcccagtcatcaaaatgatcaaattcaccaaataaattaaatgaaacgaTAAAATCACTCATGATGCCCGTTGTAATCCTTTGCCTCTGCTCTGAGTCtccgttgctatggttacaaacTAGCAGTTGCGCCAGCGCAATAATTTAGAACCTGTCATCAGGCAATTTGACCGGAGCGTCTTTTTAGCTGTCCTATGGAccgtttcattgctattctgttgctagggcaacaactttggtccctgtttacttcctgtcagcttctgcattaacatacattcaaacaggaaatacaaagggacccatttagaatgtttatgttgtccagtATGAAACGGTCTatagacaggaagtgaacagggaccaaagttgttgccctagcaacagaatagcaataCAGTCAGATTTATGTTCACTCAAAGAACAGATGTAGGAAGGGAGTTTACCCAGTGTGGCTTTATAACTGAACAAATACCAGTGACTGACCCTATGAAAGGTTAAAGAAGGCAAACCAGCCCTGGAATTAAGCGCACAGTGATGAGTAAGGGCTTTACATGGGATGCCATGTCTGTGGATGAAATAACGGATGAAATATGTAGAATTATGACTGATAGTGCGAGAGTTACTTTCCCTAGAAAgaggtggaaaaagaaaaaggtccGAGATTATGAAAAAATGGTTTACTCCTGACTGTTATTGTAAGAGACAGGCATATCTTAAAGCTAAGAGGATGtacaacaaatgtaaaaatgtggaaaatgaaGAAAACCTAAGGGTTAAAAGTAAAGACTACAAAAATGAATTGACTAAGGCACAAAGAGCATATAGAAACAAATTTAATA includes:
- the zbtb24 gene encoding zinc finger and BTB domain-containing protein 24; translation: MSQAANASPSSLMALHSDTHKQSILSKFDKLRKRDLLCDITLVVEDVHFKAHKALLAASSEYFSLMFTAEDHISQSTYQLDGMAAKMFAAVLDFIYSAQVCVEEGATEQLLATACLMEVNDLVKVLTELTHSAAAVRGEKLKGDIVEVADLSKRKRGRPKKNVPVVTELEGRSTQCEGSEEGQAEHIDCDDVVAESQPKDDADYNPGAHQSRQSKRKIRPPVKYKSYKVGSDTAGSKETGKRGRKRKYPNTEARCEDCGKEFKNHLFLKIHQRTHTGEKPFRCLVCGKAFTQKHTLLVHQRMHTGEKPFVCTICSKALSTKHSLQEHMNLHEEAKSFSCDKCGKTFTQKRQLKSHYRVHTGKSLPECAQCHHKFMDTAQLKKHLRTHTGEKPFTCEICGKCFTAKSTLQTHIRIHRGEKPYDCSICNKSFSDPSARRRHVTSHSGKKPFTCSFCSLSFTRLDNLKTHTKSHNKERAATTEASSDEAGADTAAPQEEVRNILQLQQYQLPSSSEHEIQLVVTGDVDDINFVPGQDQDISIITTEGETTESGHSRLTLLTQSSGNVQNVSLVTQGGVVEQSPQIQTISMLEGQMTHQPEQMHVITLSKEAMEHLQAHHGPPQPLHIAQRPVQQLQVMHQPIQQLAVTQDSSQVSREQHSQAIHISSQSSQPISISQTSEQISSHHIQGQTFQIQAGTVSYLYTTGLPQES